The DNA region GGCGTGGTGGGGTTTCTGCCAATCGTGGGTTTTTGGATGATCCCGCTCGGGGTGGCCGTGGCGGCCTTGGATGTAGTGCCACTTTGGCGCTGGATCGTGGGGCGCAGGTAGGACCGGCGTTTCAGGCCGAGGCGGCGCGGCGTTCTTCGCGTGTGAGTACAGTTGGGTTGACGACGGGTGCGCCGGTGGTGTCAAAGCACGGCGTTTTACGCCATTGACCCGAGAGATTGGCGCCAAGAGCCATTCGTATCATTCGAAAAGCGATCCGGGAGATGCCTTTGTGGCGGTATTTGCCGCTGGGATCTTTTTTGAACGCCCAGCCGATCTGTGGGCCAAGCGGGGCGGTGTCGTTGATCCGTTTGGCGGTCATTGAGACGATGGCCACACGCGGTTTGCGTGGGGTGGAGAAGAGCGGGGCGTTGCAGCAATCGGCATACCAGCGATAGAGGCCCTTGGGCGAAAGCTGTAGGGCTGCAAGGTGTTCGACGCCGGATGTGATGTGCAGATTGTCGGGCGTGGTTTGCCAAATTTCGACGCCATCCGGGGCCGGATCAGGCTGACCCAGGTGGATTGCGGAGGCGCGGCAATCGGGGCAATGGCAGGATAGATGGCTGCCCACGTTTGGCGAGGCGACGTCAAGATGGCCGCAAAGTTTGCCGCAAGTGCAGGAAAATGAGACCTCGGGCATTTCGGTGCTCTCTTTGGGTTCGGTCAGCTTGGGGAATTGTCGCAAGAAGTGTGCTTCGCGGCAAGCGTTTGTGGTGCAACGCTGTCGTCTGAAGGGGTGTGAATGTGCGGGAGTGGGGGAGGGGCGGCGAAAACCCGCTTGGGGTAGCCAGTCGGATCGGCGCGCGTCGCAATCAAGATGCGGCGCGCGCTGATCAGTGCCTCGTCTGACGAGCAGGGTCAGGCGGCGGCGTTCTTGTTGGCGGCTTTCTTGCCCTTGGCTCGGGAAGGTTTTGACGCCGTTTTGGCCGATGCGC from Rhodobacteraceae bacterium LMO-JJ12 includes:
- a CDS encoding DUF6151 family protein, with the translated sequence MPEVSFSCTCGKLCGHLDVASPNVGSHLSCHCPDCRASAIHLGQPDPAPDGVEIWQTTPDNLHITSGVEHLAALQLSPKGLYRWYADCCNAPLFSTPRKPRVAIVSMTAKRINDTAPLGPQIGWAFKKDPSGKYRHKGISRIAFRMIRMALGANLSGQWRKTPCFDTTGAPVVNPTVLTREERRAASA